From the Tachyglossus aculeatus isolate mTacAcu1 chromosome 21, mTacAcu1.pri, whole genome shotgun sequence genome, one window contains:
- the PDAP1 gene encoding 28 kDa heat- and acid-stable phosphoprotein: MPKGGRKGGHKGRARQYTSPEEIDAQLQAEKQKAREEEEQGEDGGDGATGDPKKEKKSVDSDDSDEEDEDYQQKRKGVEGLIDIENPNRIGQTTKKVTQLDLDGPKELSRREREEIEKQKAKERYMKMHLAGKTEQAKADLARLAIIRKQREEAAKKKEEERKAKDDATVSGKRLQSLSLNK, translated from the exons ATGCcgaagggag GAAGAAAAGGTGGCCATAAAGGCCGGGCGAGGCAGTACACGAGTCCCGAAGAGATCGATGCGCAGCTCCAGGCTGAGAAACAGAAGGCCAGG gaagaggaggaacagggagaagATGGTGGCGATGGGGCCACCGGAGACcccaaaaaggagaaaaaatcCGTAGATTCAGATGACAGCGATGAAGAGGACGAGGATTACCAG CAAAAGCGCAAAGGAGTGGAAGGATTAATAGATATAGAGAATCCCAACCGAATAGGCCAGACAACCAAAAAAGTAACCCAACTGGATCTGGATGGGCCAAAGGAGCTGTCGAGAAGAGAGCG AGAAGAAATAGAAAAACAGAAAGCGAAAGAAAGGTACATGAAAATGCATCTAGCCGGTAAAACGGAACAGGCGAAAGCAGATCTCGCCCGGCTAGCCATCATTCGGAAGCAGCGGGAAGAAGCGgccaaaaagaaagaggaagaaaggaaag CAAAAGATGACGCAACCGTGTCAGGAAAGCGACTGCAGTCACTCTCCCTGAATAAATAA